A portion of the Echeneis naucrates chromosome 5, fEcheNa1.1, whole genome shotgun sequence genome contains these proteins:
- the fgd5a gene encoding FYVE, RhoGEF and PH domain-containing protein 5 isoform X2 — MNADFQNPLQVPQPKVRSHLTINVHSKLMSRPCPRVRGPKPPVAPKPLYEPHPQGEPHPPQRLSNGDVAHSDGEAEALHEMAEENQEKHEANGNSTGENNKEDTAEEDTKQVNISDNDGDIDSTGSEDTLKGDDGSAVDTTEDENTDNDLNRPEGENHTDDENTSTASLLLTETEEEAEKEEEEEQQSLSTKTEITCNSTGVFAEQNLDQTNNDVGPNEGESDQSEHCDALIDKTDLEAGGFAFGFNVLPTVTEEYPYDVIGPNDDASDTCESCDPAETGDTEVWQPERATKDPSGCFRFTSSTEDVFGPYSVIEAVPGDATSTADPEWSQDDTDDKPSNELQTPGASNQEPYYVSSDDVDKLENNQALSDQGDTEEGSELSNQHKDKAKDSESADEYADIDESLSPKDDSEQLECVSSEDYVEIGDEDEEDETEKKHIRGKSAKERTAKREQAFHNQRKSCQPRLRLCNITVPTDLDLGRTPELTNRVVFAHTTEAFEEDIEELDCHIVPYYEDTDSDSEEHIYEEAGFDSEGENFVTLDRKTIVTRSRSYSGKVPGYVPETVPEETGTECQNHDYCTVAVDKNNEPLGHSQQPGVNCLIPSTKSRRFLLYSRSAEGPALSLTTSTEIHQSLKDEIRMKRKDDTLSLPCVITSSGSFSQRSHQSSSGVSTPTSLVDIPPPFELAYITKRPVTKSSPSLLIQHEPSDIPKKKKSSFKRFLALKFKKKTDSKGFSDGSVRSSRSSSESSHHGPSRVIELDRRSTGSSPQPQSHRVNSQQRISDVPSTLVLYNDHQRRKSDFKAYGRGVSRVESFEERSRHSVMPLPLTKPRSISFPSADTSDYENIPAMSSDYENIQIPGRLTRSHTVTEFFEDPNRTTVACNENDGYVDMNSFPGIDSKPHTPKADPESAYTEPFPMNPVSTGLSADEDQGRTSEEEEGLEQSYDRQIDGRSRAFYVAKELVDSERLHVSAIKHLEEDFRSAVADAVGEGGEPVLEEYRLREILGVLPQVYSLHSSILTNLEERISQWEESQRVVDVILSHQEDFGVFDTYISEYDRSMSLLEESCRNNPAFASIVKKFETRGPEEAEVPLKHQLLQVIVRVLQYRMLLTDYLNNLSPDSKEYEDTQAALVIVSEVADQANDNLKQGENLLRLVHIEYSVKGKRDLLKHGRMFVKEGTLMKVSRKSRQPRHLFLMNDIMLYTYPQQDGKYRLKNTLSLSGMKVSKPVLDNVLNCLRIEVCDITITLSASSIGEREDWFHTLSRAIADHAAGLCTFGGPCSEAREKLWMALGEAAPVLVPVSHVMMCMNCTSDFSLTLRRHHCNACGKVVCRACSRNRYPLKYLKDRVAKVCDHCYAELRKRGGSVPGACGSSSPRTHRASRPLSAVFQSLQPPSLWKSRKSTSPLNQVSLGVEGSTMSGSLQRRKKSKRKWKRLWFLLKDKDKVASESLPLQGFTVKLTERPDGEESSNVFHLYHKKTLYYTFRADDQHTARRWVNAMEEATVL, encoded by the exons ATTTTCAAAATCCCCTGCAAGTCCCTCAGCCAAAGGTCCGCAGTCATCTGACCATCAACGTACATTCCAAGCTGATGTCCAGGCCGTGTCCCCGTGTCCGGGGTCCAAAACCTCCTGTTGCCCCCAAGCCTCTGTATGAGCCTCACCCACAGGGGGAGCCCCATCCCCCACAGAGACTCAGCAACGGAGACGTGGCCCACTCCGATGGGGAGGCTGAAGCACTCCACGAGATGGCTGAGGAGAATCAGGAGAAACACGAGGCTAATGGCAACAGCACAGGAGAAAATAACAAAGAGGACACCGCAGAGGAAGACACAAAACAAGTAAACATATCAGATAATGATGGTGACATCGACAGCACTGGCTCTGAGGACACACTCAAAGGAGATGATGGGTCAGCTGTTGACACTACTGAagatgaaaacactgacaatGACTTGAACCGGCCTGAAGGTGAAAATCACACCGATGATGAGAATACATCAACAGCCTCTCTTCTCCTGactgagacagaggaggaagcagaaaaggaggaagaagaggagcaacAGAGTTTAAGTACAAAGACTGAAATAACCTGTAATTCTACAGGAGTCTTTGCGGAGCAAAACCTGGATCAAACAAACAATGATGTTGGGCCTAATGAGGGAGAGAGTGACCAGAGTGAGCACTGTGACGCACTCATCGACAAGACTGATCTGGAAGCTGGAGGATTTGCATTTGGATTCAATGTGCTTCCAACTGTAACTGAGGAGTATCCCTACGATGTGATAGGCCCCAACGATGATGCTAGTGATACTTGTGAGTCATGTGACCCGGCAGAAACAGGGGATACAGAGGTATGGCAACCAGAACGGGCCACCAAAGACCCCTCCGGCTGTTTTCGATTCACATCCAGCACAGAGGATGTGTTCGGGCCTTATTCAGTCATAGAAGCTGTTCCGGGAGATGCGACCAGCACGGCTGACCCAGAGTGGAGTCAGGATGACACTGACGACAAACCCTCAAATGAACTGCAAACGCCAGGCGCTTCGAACCAGGAACCTTACTATGTGTCATCAGATGATGTTGACAAGCTAGAGAATAACCAGGCTCTCTCCGACCAGGGTGACACCGAGGAGGGCAGTGAACTGTCAAatcagcacaaagacaaagcaaaggACAGCGAGTCAGCAGACGAGTATGCGGACATTGACGAGTCACTCTCTCCCAAAGACGACTCCGAGCAGTTGGAGTGTGTGTCGTCTGAGGATTATGTTGAGATCGgcgatgaggatgaggaggatgaaacgGAAAAGAAACATATCAGAGGAAAAAGTGCTAAAGAGAGAACAGCTAAACGAGAGCAGGCCTTCCACAACCAGCGGAAAAGCTGTCAGCCTCGCCTCAGGTTGTGCAACATCACAGTGCCAACAGACCTAGACCTGGGCCGCACCCCCGAGCTCACCAACAGAGTTGTGTTTGCCCACACCACTGAGGCCTTTGAAGAAGACATTGAGGAACTGGACTGCCATATTGTGCCTTACTATGAGGACACAGACTCTGATAGTGAAGAGCATATTTATGAAGAGGCAGGGTTTGACTCAGAGGGTGAGAATTTTGTAACACTGGATAGGAAAACCATTGTCACACGGTCACGTTCTTATTCTGGAAAAGTTCCAGGTTATGTCCCGGAAACTGTACCAGAAGAGACAGGGACAGAGTGCCAGAATCATGACTACTGTACGGTGGCCGTGGATAAGAACAATGAACCACTTGGCCATTCACAGCAGCCTGGGGTCAACTGTTTGATCCCTTCAACAAAGTCTCGCCGTTTCCTATTATATTCCCGTTCTGCAGAGGGCCCAGCGTTGTCCTTGACCACTTCAACAGAAATCCACCAATCTCTGAAAGATGAGATCAGGATGAAGAGAAAAGATGATACCCTTTCCCTCCCATGTGTGATTACTTCCTCTGGAAGCTTCTCCCAGCGTAGCCATCAATCATCCAGCGGCGTTTCCACACCAACCTCTTTAGTGGACATACCACCGCCCTTTGAACTGGCATACATCACAAAAAGACCAGTCACCAAGAGTTCCCCATCGCTCCTGATACAGCATGAACCTAGTGACATacccaagaagaagaagtccTCCTTTAAACGTTTCTTAGCACTCAAGTTCAAGAAGAAGACCGATTCAAAGGGTTTCAGTGATGGGAGTGTCCGTTCTTCACGTTCATCTTCAGAGTCCAGCCACCATGGCCCATCAAGAGTCATAGAGCTTGATCGTAGGAGCACTGGCAGCTCTCCTCAGCCCCAATCCCACAGAGTAAACTCCCAGCAGCGTATCTCAGATGTGCCATCCACCCTTGTCCTCTACAACGACcatcagaggagaaaaagtgaTTTCAAAGCTTATGGCAGGGGGGTCTCCAGAGTGGAGTCATTTGAGGAGCGTTCTCGTCACTCTGTCATGCCGCTGCCTTTGACCAAACCCCGCTCCATCTCATTCCCCAGTGCAGACACCTCAGACTATGAAAACATCCCAGCCATGAGCTCAGACTATGAGAACATCCAGATCCCTGGCAGGCTCACCAGGTCCCACACTGTAACTGAATTTTTTGAGGATCCAAACCGCACAACAGTTGCCTGCAATGAGAATGATGGCTATGTGGATATGAACAGTTTCCCAGGAATTGACAGCAAACCCCACACTCCGAAAGCGGACCCTGAAAG TGCCTACACTGAGCCTTTCCCCATGAACCCTGTGTCCACCGGGTTGTCAGCGGACGAGGACCAGGGCCGCAcatcagaggaagaggaggggctGGAGCAGAGTTACGACCGGCAG ATTGATGGCCGATCCCGAGCGTTCTACGTCGCCAAAGAGCTCGTCGACTCGGAGAGACT ACATGTCAGTGCCATCAAGCACCTTGAAGAG GACTTTAGGTCAGCAGTGGCTGATGCAGTGGGTGAGGGTGGGGAGCCGGTGCTGGAGGAGTATCGGCTGAGAGAGATACTTGGTGTGCTCCCCCAGGTCTACAGCCTCCACAGCAGCATCCTGACCAACCTGGAGGAGCGCATCAGTCAATG GGAGGAGAGCCAAAGGGTGGTAGATGTGATTCTGTCTCATCAAGAGGACTTTGGCGTGTTTGACACCTACATCTCAGAGTATGATCGCAGCATGTCCTTACTGGAGGAGAGCTGCAGGAACAACCCCGCCTTTGCCAGCATTGTCAAGAAATTTGAG ACTCGAGGCCCAGAGGAAGCCGAAGTCCCCCTgaaacaccagctgctgcaaGTCATAGTGAGAGTACTTCAATATCGAATGCTACTCACAG ATTACCTGAACAACCTCTCTCCGGACTCTAAAGAATACGAGGACACACAAG CTGCCTTGGTGATTGTGTCTGAGGTGGCAGACCAGGCCAATGACAATCTGAAACAGGGG gAGAACCTGCTCCGTCTGGTTCACATAGAGTACAGTGTCAAAGGCAAGAGGGACCTCCTAAAGCATGGACGG ATGTTTGTCAAAGAGGGCACACTCATGAAAGTCTCGAGGAAAAGCAGGCAGCCACGACACCTGTTTCTG ATGAATGACATAATGCTGTACACCTACCCTCAGCAGGATGGGAAATACAGGCTGAAGAACACGCTGTCTCTGTCTGGAATGAAG gtgAGCAAACCCGTATTGGACAACGTGTTGAACTGTCTAAGAATTGAGGTGTGTGACATCACCATTACACTCTCAGCCAG CTCAAttggagagagggaggactgGTTCCACACATTAAGTCGAGCCATAGCAGATCATGCTGCCGGACTCTGTACGTTTGGGGGACCCTGCAGTGAG GCACGTGAGAAGTTGTGGATGGCCCTGGGTGAGGCAGCTCCTGTACTAGTGCCAGTTTCTCATGTGATGATGTGCATGAACTGCACCTCTGACTTCAGCCTCACGCTGAGACGACACCACTGCAATGCCTGTGGCAAG GTGGTGTGTCGTGCTTGCTCCAGGAACAGATATCCACTGAAGTACCTTAAAGACAGAGTGGCTAAAGTGTGTGACCACTGCTATGCGGAGCTCAGGAAAAGAG GTGGAAGTGTACCGGGGGCATGTGGTAGCTCCAGCCCTCGGACTCATCGGGCAAGTCGTCCCCTCTCTGCTGTCTTCCAGAGCCTGCAGCCCCCAAGTCTAtggaagagcaggaagagcacCTCCCCTCTCAATCAG GTGTCGCTTGGTGTGGAGGGATCCACCATGAGCGGCAGCCTGCAGCGCCGAAAGAAGAGCAAGAGGAAGTGGAAGCGGCTATGGTTCCTCCTCAAAGACAAG GATAAAGTGGCCTCAGAGAGTCTACCTCTGCAGGGTTTCACTGTCAAGCTAACTGAAAGACCAGATGGAGAGGAAAGCAGCAACGTGTTCCACCTCTACCACAAGAAAACCTTGTACTACACCTTCAGGGCTGATGATCAGCACACTGCACGCAG ATGGGTAAACGCCATGGAGGAGGCAACTGTTTTATAG
- the fgd5a gene encoding FYVE, RhoGEF and PH domain-containing protein 5 isoform X1: MNADFQNPLQVPQPKVRSHLTINVHSKLMSRPCPRVRGPKPPVAPKPLYEPHPQGEPHPPQRLSNGDVAHSDGEAEALHEMAEENQEKHEANGNSTGENNKEDTAEEDTKQVNISDNDGDIDSTGSEDTLKGDDGSAVDTTEDENTDNDLNRPEGENHTDDENTSTASLLLTETEEEAEKEEEEEQQSLSTKTEITCNSTGVFAEQNLDQTNNDVGPNEGESDQSEHCDALIDKTDLEAGGFAFGFNVLPTVTEEYPYDVIGPNDDASDTCESCDPAETGDTEVWQPERATKDPSGCFRFTSSTEDVFGPYSVIEAVPGDATSTADPEWSQDDTDDKPSNELQTPGASNQEPYYVSSDDVDKLENNQALSDQGDTEEGSELSNQHKDKAKDSESADEYADIDESLSPKDDSEQLECVSSEDYVEIGDEDEEDETEKKHIRGKSAKERTAKREQAFHNQRKSCQPRLRLCNITVPTDLDLGRTPELTNRVVFAHTTEAFEEDIEELDCHIVPYYEDTDSDSEEHIYEEAGFDSEGENFVTLDRKTIVTRSRSYSGKVPGYVPETVPEETGTECQNHDYCTVAVDKNNEPLGHSQQPGVNCLIPSTKSRRFLLYSRSAEGPALSLTTSTEIHQSLKDEIRMKRKDDTLSLPCVITSSGSFSQRSHQSSSGVSTPTSLVDIPPPFELAYITKRPVTKSSPSLLIQHEPSDIPKKKKSSFKRFLALKFKKKTDSKGFSDGSVRSSRSSSESSHHGPSRVIELDRRSTGSSPQPQSHRVNSQQRISDVPSTLVLYNDHQRRKSDFKAYGRGVSRVESFEERSRHSVMPLPLTKPRSISFPSADTSDYENIPAMSSDYENIQIPGRLTRSHTVTEFFEDPNRTTVACNENDGYVDMNSFPGIDSKPHTPKADPESAYTEPFPMNPVSTGLSADEDQGRTSEEEEGLEQSYDRQIDGRSRAFYVAKELVDSERLHVSAIKHLEEDFRSAVADAVGEGGEPVLEEYRLREILGVLPQVYSLHSSILTNLEERISQWEESQRVVDVILSHQEDFGVFDTYISEYDRSMSLLEESCRNNPAFASIVKKFETRGPEEAEVPLKHQLLQVIVRVLQYRMLLTDYLNNLSPDSKEYEDTQAALVIVSEVADQANDNLKQGENLLRLVHIEYSVKGKRDLLKHGRMFVKEGTLMKVSRKSRQPRHLFLMNDIMLYTYPQQDGKYRLKNTLSLSGMKVSKPVLDNVLNCLRIEVCDITITLSASSIGEREDWFHTLSRAIADHAAGLCTFGGPCSEAREKLWMALGEAAPVLVPVSHVMMCMNCTSDFSLTLRRHHCNACGKVVCRACSRNRYPLKYLKDRVAKVCDHCYAELRKRGGSVPGACGSSSPRTHRASRPLSAVFQSLQPPSLWKSRKSTSPLNQVSLGVEGSTMSGSLQRRKKSKRKWKRLWFLLKDKVLYTFTAREDKVASESLPLQGFTVKLTERPDGEESSNVFHLYHKKTLYYTFRADDQHTARRWVNAMEEATVL; the protein is encoded by the exons ATTTTCAAAATCCCCTGCAAGTCCCTCAGCCAAAGGTCCGCAGTCATCTGACCATCAACGTACATTCCAAGCTGATGTCCAGGCCGTGTCCCCGTGTCCGGGGTCCAAAACCTCCTGTTGCCCCCAAGCCTCTGTATGAGCCTCACCCACAGGGGGAGCCCCATCCCCCACAGAGACTCAGCAACGGAGACGTGGCCCACTCCGATGGGGAGGCTGAAGCACTCCACGAGATGGCTGAGGAGAATCAGGAGAAACACGAGGCTAATGGCAACAGCACAGGAGAAAATAACAAAGAGGACACCGCAGAGGAAGACACAAAACAAGTAAACATATCAGATAATGATGGTGACATCGACAGCACTGGCTCTGAGGACACACTCAAAGGAGATGATGGGTCAGCTGTTGACACTACTGAagatgaaaacactgacaatGACTTGAACCGGCCTGAAGGTGAAAATCACACCGATGATGAGAATACATCAACAGCCTCTCTTCTCCTGactgagacagaggaggaagcagaaaaggaggaagaagaggagcaacAGAGTTTAAGTACAAAGACTGAAATAACCTGTAATTCTACAGGAGTCTTTGCGGAGCAAAACCTGGATCAAACAAACAATGATGTTGGGCCTAATGAGGGAGAGAGTGACCAGAGTGAGCACTGTGACGCACTCATCGACAAGACTGATCTGGAAGCTGGAGGATTTGCATTTGGATTCAATGTGCTTCCAACTGTAACTGAGGAGTATCCCTACGATGTGATAGGCCCCAACGATGATGCTAGTGATACTTGTGAGTCATGTGACCCGGCAGAAACAGGGGATACAGAGGTATGGCAACCAGAACGGGCCACCAAAGACCCCTCCGGCTGTTTTCGATTCACATCCAGCACAGAGGATGTGTTCGGGCCTTATTCAGTCATAGAAGCTGTTCCGGGAGATGCGACCAGCACGGCTGACCCAGAGTGGAGTCAGGATGACACTGACGACAAACCCTCAAATGAACTGCAAACGCCAGGCGCTTCGAACCAGGAACCTTACTATGTGTCATCAGATGATGTTGACAAGCTAGAGAATAACCAGGCTCTCTCCGACCAGGGTGACACCGAGGAGGGCAGTGAACTGTCAAatcagcacaaagacaaagcaaaggACAGCGAGTCAGCAGACGAGTATGCGGACATTGACGAGTCACTCTCTCCCAAAGACGACTCCGAGCAGTTGGAGTGTGTGTCGTCTGAGGATTATGTTGAGATCGgcgatgaggatgaggaggatgaaacgGAAAAGAAACATATCAGAGGAAAAAGTGCTAAAGAGAGAACAGCTAAACGAGAGCAGGCCTTCCACAACCAGCGGAAAAGCTGTCAGCCTCGCCTCAGGTTGTGCAACATCACAGTGCCAACAGACCTAGACCTGGGCCGCACCCCCGAGCTCACCAACAGAGTTGTGTTTGCCCACACCACTGAGGCCTTTGAAGAAGACATTGAGGAACTGGACTGCCATATTGTGCCTTACTATGAGGACACAGACTCTGATAGTGAAGAGCATATTTATGAAGAGGCAGGGTTTGACTCAGAGGGTGAGAATTTTGTAACACTGGATAGGAAAACCATTGTCACACGGTCACGTTCTTATTCTGGAAAAGTTCCAGGTTATGTCCCGGAAACTGTACCAGAAGAGACAGGGACAGAGTGCCAGAATCATGACTACTGTACGGTGGCCGTGGATAAGAACAATGAACCACTTGGCCATTCACAGCAGCCTGGGGTCAACTGTTTGATCCCTTCAACAAAGTCTCGCCGTTTCCTATTATATTCCCGTTCTGCAGAGGGCCCAGCGTTGTCCTTGACCACTTCAACAGAAATCCACCAATCTCTGAAAGATGAGATCAGGATGAAGAGAAAAGATGATACCCTTTCCCTCCCATGTGTGATTACTTCCTCTGGAAGCTTCTCCCAGCGTAGCCATCAATCATCCAGCGGCGTTTCCACACCAACCTCTTTAGTGGACATACCACCGCCCTTTGAACTGGCATACATCACAAAAAGACCAGTCACCAAGAGTTCCCCATCGCTCCTGATACAGCATGAACCTAGTGACATacccaagaagaagaagtccTCCTTTAAACGTTTCTTAGCACTCAAGTTCAAGAAGAAGACCGATTCAAAGGGTTTCAGTGATGGGAGTGTCCGTTCTTCACGTTCATCTTCAGAGTCCAGCCACCATGGCCCATCAAGAGTCATAGAGCTTGATCGTAGGAGCACTGGCAGCTCTCCTCAGCCCCAATCCCACAGAGTAAACTCCCAGCAGCGTATCTCAGATGTGCCATCCACCCTTGTCCTCTACAACGACcatcagaggagaaaaagtgaTTTCAAAGCTTATGGCAGGGGGGTCTCCAGAGTGGAGTCATTTGAGGAGCGTTCTCGTCACTCTGTCATGCCGCTGCCTTTGACCAAACCCCGCTCCATCTCATTCCCCAGTGCAGACACCTCAGACTATGAAAACATCCCAGCCATGAGCTCAGACTATGAGAACATCCAGATCCCTGGCAGGCTCACCAGGTCCCACACTGTAACTGAATTTTTTGAGGATCCAAACCGCACAACAGTTGCCTGCAATGAGAATGATGGCTATGTGGATATGAACAGTTTCCCAGGAATTGACAGCAAACCCCACACTCCGAAAGCGGACCCTGAAAG TGCCTACACTGAGCCTTTCCCCATGAACCCTGTGTCCACCGGGTTGTCAGCGGACGAGGACCAGGGCCGCAcatcagaggaagaggaggggctGGAGCAGAGTTACGACCGGCAG ATTGATGGCCGATCCCGAGCGTTCTACGTCGCCAAAGAGCTCGTCGACTCGGAGAGACT ACATGTCAGTGCCATCAAGCACCTTGAAGAG GACTTTAGGTCAGCAGTGGCTGATGCAGTGGGTGAGGGTGGGGAGCCGGTGCTGGAGGAGTATCGGCTGAGAGAGATACTTGGTGTGCTCCCCCAGGTCTACAGCCTCCACAGCAGCATCCTGACCAACCTGGAGGAGCGCATCAGTCAATG GGAGGAGAGCCAAAGGGTGGTAGATGTGATTCTGTCTCATCAAGAGGACTTTGGCGTGTTTGACACCTACATCTCAGAGTATGATCGCAGCATGTCCTTACTGGAGGAGAGCTGCAGGAACAACCCCGCCTTTGCCAGCATTGTCAAGAAATTTGAG ACTCGAGGCCCAGAGGAAGCCGAAGTCCCCCTgaaacaccagctgctgcaaGTCATAGTGAGAGTACTTCAATATCGAATGCTACTCACAG ATTACCTGAACAACCTCTCTCCGGACTCTAAAGAATACGAGGACACACAAG CTGCCTTGGTGATTGTGTCTGAGGTGGCAGACCAGGCCAATGACAATCTGAAACAGGGG gAGAACCTGCTCCGTCTGGTTCACATAGAGTACAGTGTCAAAGGCAAGAGGGACCTCCTAAAGCATGGACGG ATGTTTGTCAAAGAGGGCACACTCATGAAAGTCTCGAGGAAAAGCAGGCAGCCACGACACCTGTTTCTG ATGAATGACATAATGCTGTACACCTACCCTCAGCAGGATGGGAAATACAGGCTGAAGAACACGCTGTCTCTGTCTGGAATGAAG gtgAGCAAACCCGTATTGGACAACGTGTTGAACTGTCTAAGAATTGAGGTGTGTGACATCACCATTACACTCTCAGCCAG CTCAAttggagagagggaggactgGTTCCACACATTAAGTCGAGCCATAGCAGATCATGCTGCCGGACTCTGTACGTTTGGGGGACCCTGCAGTGAG GCACGTGAGAAGTTGTGGATGGCCCTGGGTGAGGCAGCTCCTGTACTAGTGCCAGTTTCTCATGTGATGATGTGCATGAACTGCACCTCTGACTTCAGCCTCACGCTGAGACGACACCACTGCAATGCCTGTGGCAAG GTGGTGTGTCGTGCTTGCTCCAGGAACAGATATCCACTGAAGTACCTTAAAGACAGAGTGGCTAAAGTGTGTGACCACTGCTATGCGGAGCTCAGGAAAAGAG GTGGAAGTGTACCGGGGGCATGTGGTAGCTCCAGCCCTCGGACTCATCGGGCAAGTCGTCCCCTCTCTGCTGTCTTCCAGAGCCTGCAGCCCCCAAGTCTAtggaagagcaggaagagcacCTCCCCTCTCAATCAG GTGTCGCTTGGTGTGGAGGGATCCACCATGAGCGGCAGCCTGCAGCGCCGAAAGAAGAGCAAGAGGAAGTGGAAGCGGCTATGGTTCCTCCTCAAAGACAAGGTGCTCTACACCTTCACAGCCCGTGAG GATAAAGTGGCCTCAGAGAGTCTACCTCTGCAGGGTTTCACTGTCAAGCTAACTGAAAGACCAGATGGAGAGGAAAGCAGCAACGTGTTCCACCTCTACCACAAGAAAACCTTGTACTACACCTTCAGGGCTGATGATCAGCACACTGCACGCAG ATGGGTAAACGCCATGGAGGAGGCAACTGTTTTATAG